The genomic DNA GGAACTTTCGCGAACCTTCCGTTGGCTTTGGCTCCTGGAATGGGCACAAATGCCTACTTCGCTTACACAGTTGTTGGGTATCACGGGTCTGGTAAAGTCCCTTACAGCAGTGCCTTAGCAGCCATTTTCATCGAAGGCTTGATCTTTCTCTTCATTTCGGCAGTTGGGTTACGAGCCAGACTCGCCAAACTCGTACCCAAACCGGTTCGAATATCGTCAGCTGCCGGCATCGGTCTCTTCCTCGCTTTCATCGGACTGCAAAACAACCAAGGAATCGGGCTTATCGCGTACAGCTCTTCCACCCTAGTTACACTCGGAGCTTGCCCCAGATCGTCTCGGGCGTCGTTAGCTCCTGTCGTGGCGGCAGCCAACGGCACCGTCACTTTGCTTCCCGGCGGTATCGTGTCCGACGATATTATGTGCTCGAGCGATCGCATGCTAAGTCCCACATTTTGGCTTGGTATGGTGGGTTTCTTTATAATTGCTTATTGTCTAGTGAAAAACATTAAAGGGGCTATGATTTATGGCATAGTGTTTGTAACGGTGGTCTCATGGTTCCGTAACACTCTAGTTACGGAGTTTCCTGACACTGTTTCTGGTAATTCGGCTTATCAGTATTTCAAGAAAATTGTTGATGTGCATGCGATCGAGAGCACTGCTGGGGCACTGAGCTTTAGTGGCATGGGCAAAGGCAATTTTTGGGAAGCATTGTTCACATTTTTATATGTCGATATCCTTGATACCACTGGCACTTTATATTCCATGGCCCGATTCGCTGGCTTTACGGATGATAATGGTGATTTTGAGGGACAGTATTTTGCCTTCATGTCTGATGCTGCCTCAATCGTTGTGGGTTCTCTGCTCGGTACATCACCAGTGACCACGTTTATAGAGTCGTCGACCGGAATCAGGGAAGGTGGGCGAACGGGGCTCACAGCTTTAACAGTGGCCGGCTACTTCTTCATGGCTTTCTTCTTTACGCCGCTGTTGGCGTCCATTCCTGCATGGGCGGTAGGGCCGCCGTTGATACTAGTCGGAGTTTTGATGATGAAGTGTGTGGTGCAGATAGAGTGGGATGATATGAAGCAGGCCATTCCTGCATTTGTGACCATGTTGTTGATGCCATTGACGTACTCCATAGCTTATGGTTTGATAGGTGGTATCGGTACTTATATTGTTTTGCAGCTGTGGGACTGGGGACAGGAACTGTTGGGAAAACTTGGAATCAGGAGACGACTGAGGAGTGATAGTTTGATTAGTGAAGGGGCCAATGGAGACAACAATGGCACTAATGGAGATGCTAAGAGACATGAGGTTGTTTAGACTAATGGGGCTAGCAACTAGTTAGTTCTTTCTTTTCGCTTTTGTGTTTATACAGTaactgaaaatgaaaaagaaaatagttgaaCAAGTATGGATGTAAGTTCAGtccaagaaaataaagtttcttgtccattaatattatttgttagCATGGCACAATTAGATGGACatctttctaaaatttgaaatttctcaaGATCTTCCAAGATTTTATAGATTTCCCATGAATTGTTTTTCCGCAAACTTTTGAAGAAAACTGAATTGAAAGAAGTCATGAGTTTGTCTGGACATAAAGCAAAGGCTCAAAATGGATTGGCTTCAAGCTTTCTACCCACTAGAGGCAACTTCAGAGATACGCAAATGGGTGGCTTTTCCTCAAAAGGCAGACGGTGGGAATAAAAAAGGGCTCATGAAAATGTTGTGCATATGTGTGACCCCTGGATTTGGGATGCCCAAATTCAGTGTGGTAATAGTCAGCTCAGCGCTCATACAGTCATACGACTCATACCTACTTTCCTACCAAGGCTATGCCAGGTGTCTGGGCTACAGTGACTCTTATAATGTGATTTGGGGAGCCCAAGAATGCAAGGGACAAAGACCCTCTAATCATCCACTTCCAAAATGACAATTAGTTTTCTAACCGTAAGCAGATGAAGCAacttccttaaatttaatacTAAAACAAACAGCTAGAAAGACCCACAATTCTGCAAAGAGTCGCTTCTGATTTTACATTTCCTTTTCGTGCATGCCACTCCAAACGTAACGGTACACGCATTGGCCACCTTCACATTgtttaaaaccttaaaaaatttaaaccgCATGGTTTTGCAAAGTCAAAGCTGGGGTGTTTTCCACGTTTTAGGGGGCATTAGTCAAAGGGCGGACAGCTTAATGCTTCTCACCTAACGTAGGACTTGGTTGCACCACTTCATTCAGCGATGCAATGACAAAGGTAGGTATTCCTTGCTGCTTCTGTAACAACATTAAGGATATCTTTTCCCCTCATATACCTAATTTCTTAGGTCCATGCTCTGTTTTATTCCATAATCCTCTGCTACCTCTTGAGTAGGGTTCTGTATGGGACAGTTTTGGTTTGCTTTGCGAAGAAAGGTTTCTCGCAATGAGAGTTGATTACCTTAATCATTAATCATGATTTTGCATAACCTTTTATCGACCCCATAACTTTGATTGAATTGAACCAAATACCATATTTCATTATTCTCCACATTGCCTCTGAGGATCCGATTGCCCCTTCTTGGGAGAATTGTTAATCATTGATCTGTTGTGATACACACTATGAGAATAAACCCAATTTTATCAATTTCTCACTTGGTTGGATAACTATTTTGTTTGCTTCCACACCAGGCCCCCTTACATTAAGGACCGTAGAATTTGTCCTCATGTTGCAGCTGTCCCGAGCAATAAAGATTCAAGAATTTGTCCTAATGTTGATCTTGTCATCATTTGTTACCATCCCGATCTGATCGGTGCACTCCTTTGACATAAAAGTTCTTCTTTGATCATTGTCATCAGCACAAATCCCTTCTGGCATGCATATTGTTAGAGACTCCATAActttcataaaagaaaagtgaaagccAAACTTATTGAAGTGTCAATGTTGCTAGTGGACAGAAGAAAGGAAACACAATGTTCTGTAAATCCTCTATAAAGAACAATATGCCCAGGCTTTGAGATGACACAGAAAGGCTATACCGCTACTCGTACTTACTTTCATGCCAACACTACTATTAAGGAATGTACCGTGTCGACTTGAGAAACCAGTATCTGAAGGACATTTAACAATTCATCAATATTTCTGTAATTTTTTGGATCCATGGACATTAAGATTTATTGAAAGTGGGGCTACTTGGCATGTCACAGATGATGGTTTAATTGAATTATCAGTCAAGGATCTGGAAAAGGTCGCTAAGAGGTTTTAATGGCCATAACCATGTGTAGCTACTTCTTGGTACTTCATGCAGTTAAAAGTCCATTCCTGCATCACTGTACTGGCTGCTGTATAGGACAACATGGGGCAGGACAGCCCATTCTCTGATTCTTGAAATTAATAACATGTTATTGGCATATTCTATGGCTCAGGCTTAGGATTGGTGCTGATAAAAATGACTTGCATTTTTTGGATTGGAGTGGATTGTCTGgaatatttggaattttcatAGGATTGAAGAGTCATAATTTGGTTAATGGAGGAAGCAAGAAAAATAATGGTATGGTGCAGACAGGATGACAAGGCTTTTAGAGTTTAgattacatttattttcttcacctTGGAATATCAGTTGAATTACATATATGTGTTCTCATTTCAGTCCATGGAAGTCTGAAACTGGAACCAATGGGATTATCTCCTAATTCAATGAATATCCTTTGTGATGCATGGTGGTAAAAGCAAGAAATTTTCTGTCTTATTGAAGTAATTTATTCTCTTATCTTAGTAGAAGCCAAGCAGGGCATCTTGCCTCATCTACTAGTCTAATGTctgaaaagagagagagaaaaaaaaaaaatcgaaatggTTTTCAGGAAGAAATGTTCTTAGGCATCTGTGAAAGCTGTGCTCAAACGTGTTCAATATACGAACATCaatgtgttatatatatataatagaaagaAATGTGTCATGTGCTCCTTAAATACCATTGAGATTTCTAAGGGAAATCTACTTTAATATTGTTTTCCCTGACTGCATTTTTATACATGTGGATTATCTTTGCGGTTTGTACCCGATCATGGTTTGATCAGCTTTCTGCGCATGAACTTTTGATAGAATTAGTGGTATCCGcttgaaaaatacaatcacaCACAATTTCCCTCCTTGGGAGCCTGGATATGTAAAGTTATGCTACTTTTTGTCTGTAATTGCTAATAGTTTTCGAAGGAAGCATTGGTTTGTTTGCTTTTCCTTGGCCCTCTATAAAACTAATGGTACTTTCTAATGATCTTATAAGATCCCTTTGGAGTTTTCTGACCTCATAATCCccccatttattttattgataattaGCAAAACACATTTAATCAGAATGGGTTATGGCTTATGATTAACTTCTCTTTGGACTGTTCATGAGTCTAGCCAAAAGCAATTCTTCCCTAGGAAACAGCTTTTGGAAGGGCACTTGATAAGGGAAATGTAGGTGATGGTAAATGACTTCACAAATCATGGGGGCAATTCATGGTCGTCTGGAAAGGAGTGAACCAGCCTCAAAATTCAATATCGGATCCTCAGACGGAAGAATTATACTGATAAACAACCCTTTTTGGGCCCTCTCACGGGGTTAGATGAAAGCAATCATGTTTTCTGACTTGTAGAAACCTTGTCAGTTGATCAAACCACTAAGCCATAATGGGCATGAATGCTTTATACCGTTGGTGAGGTATTAATCTAACTACCAGTCAGTGTTCAATAGTGTTAATCATTTGCTAATCCTCCATATCTTTCAACTGGTAATGGTCACAGTGAAAGCTGTTCTGTTATTGAGCATCTGAACTGGATTTTCCATGCATATAACGTGTTTTGTCATTAGCATTCTTCAGTGGATGCCAGCAAATTGACATCGCCATCAGCTAAGTAAGGGGGTTGAATCTCATTTATGAGCacatcatttttttccaaacGTTCAAAAAACAGTCAGAGGAGCAGGTTCAGCCTCAAATCTGCTGTAATCTTTGAAAGTAGAACCCCTCTTCGGGAGCCTAGGCATTCTGTATTCAGACACATGGAAACAATGAAGCGCAGTTTCAGGGTGGGAACTCTTCATTTTCCACATTTCTTGGGTCCAAGCCATGTGGGAAAACTAAATGTGTGAATGCTAGTGCTGGTAGTTTCCCTGGGTCCAGGCCCTTTCTGGTTTTATCACGTTGTCTCTAGATCAGTACATTTATTTGGGTAGTAGGCCACAAGGCCCTATAACCTTTAGGCTTCTGGTTGTGGGAAGATGAGAAAGGGCATACATCATCATACATGGCAGGCAAGATATTTTGATGTGTGTACAAGCTACTATTCTCTGATGCAATCATTGCttcactcttttcttttttgagaaTCTCTTTTCCTGACTTTAGATAAGAGGACAAGGAGGGAATCAAATATCAATCTTTGGCTTTGCTTTAGACAAAAGTTTTCTTGTGATGCCCatgaaattatcaaattatgACTTCATGAGCCATGGAAATTAGATATTTTGTCATGGAAATACTCTTTGTTCCACATTTTGCACTTCTGTGGATCAAAATTGGAAGCTCCAACACcaagtttctttcatttttctctcatattaAAGTCTGCTGTTTTCCATTTCAACTCTTCTATAACAGTGGTTGAAGAGAAGATAAGGTCATTATTCATCAAGGGTGCTGAGTATCTGTCAAcctctcaaaatatttttagttaattcaATTCCCTTAGTATTTAGAGGTTGAAGTGTTCAAACTGAGTAGCAGATAACTTGATGGAAAGTAAATATGGATTCAGTTTTAGTAAATTTTGATATTACTTGCAACCTCTGACTCAAACTCCCAAGGTTCTTAGACAGACAcctcacttaattttttttgaatggtTTATGTAAACAAAAAGTTGTATACAAATGTATGTactatctttaaattttatatatatatatatttaaaaaaaaattactttaatatatgttagaaaaatatgcatattaacatcttcataaaaatatagttattatttttaattaaaaatgaacaataataatattttatttaaaatgaataacgaataaagtttaactttttttaatacgTAAATGAGTCAAGTTTTTCATTCCAAGTACACTACATGCACACATTTAGTACTTGATTAC from Vitis riparia cultivar Riparia Gloire de Montpellier isolate 1030 chromosome 8, EGFV_Vit.rip_1.0, whole genome shotgun sequence includes the following:
- the LOC117919827 gene encoding adenine/guanine permease AZG1-like; translation: MVTPPKLAISTRLNAYIANTCVGKRFKLAERNTTFTTELRAGTATFLTMAYILAVNASILTESGGTCSVSDCTRLCSDPTVSVANCTAAGLRVIQPDDSCKFPPVNQGYLACLERTRKDLIVATVASSLIGCLIMGTFANLPLALAPGMGTNAYFAYTVVGYHGSGKVPYSSALAAIFIEGLIFLFISAVGLRARLAKLVPKPVRISSAAGIGLFLAFIGLQNNQGIGLIAYSSSTLVTLGACPRSSRASLAPVVAAANGTVTLLPGGIVSDDIMCSSDRMLSPTFWLGMVGFFIIAYCLVKNIKGAMIYGIVFVTVVSWFRNTLVTEFPDTVSGNSAYQYFKKIVDVHAIESTAGALSFSGMGKGNFWEALFTFLYVDILDTTGTLYSMARFAGFTDDNGDFEGQYFAFMSDAASIVVGSLLGTSPVTTFIESSTGIREGGRTGLTALTVAGYFFMAFFFTPLLASIPAWAVGPPLILVGVLMMKCVVQIEWDDMKQAIPAFVTMLLMPLTYSIAYGLIGGIGTYIVLQLWDWGQELLGKLGIRRRLRSDSLISEGANGDNNGTNGDAKRHEVV